Proteins co-encoded in one Oreochromis aureus strain Israel breed Guangdong linkage group 3, ZZ_aureus, whole genome shotgun sequence genomic window:
- the LOC120435757 gene encoding histone H1-like isoform X1: MSEEAPAPAPAPAKAAKKKTTASKPKKVGPSVGELIVKAVAASKERSGVSAAALKKALAAGGYDVDKNKARVKTAIKSLVAKGTLVQTKGTGASGSFKMNKKATESKAKKPAKKAAPKAKKPAAAKAKKPAAAAKKSPKKAAAAKKPAAAKKSPKKAKKPAAAAKKAPKSPKKAAKSPKKVLKKAPAAKKSPAKKAAKPKVKKAATATKKNPCSTKELHPSSSSSVLGFTIAFDKICGLTTRVMNHVWSVSMSLGSAFTIKE, from the exons ATGTCCGAGGAAGCTCCCGCACCTGCTCCCGCCCCGGCCAAGGCGGCCAAGAAGAAGACGACGGCTTCCAAGCCCAAGAAGGTCGGCCCCAGCGTGGGCGAGCTGATTGTGAAAGCCGTGGCCGCTTCCAAGGAGCGCAGCGGCGTGTCCGCAGCCGCTCTCAAGAAGGCTCTGGCTGCCGGAGGCTACGATGTGGACAAGAACAAGGCCCGCGTCAAGACCGCCATCAAGAGCCTGGTGGCGAAGGGCACTCTGGTGCAGACCAAGGGCACCGGGGCCTCCGGATCCTTCAAGATGAACAAGAAGGCTACTGAGAGCAAAGCCAAGAAGCCCGCAAAGAAAGCCGCTCCTAAAGCCAAGAAGCCCGCCGCTGCCAAAGCCAAGAAACCGGCAGCAGCTGCTAAGAAGTCGCCCAaaaaggcagcagcagccaagaagCCCGCAGCCGCTAAGAAGTCGCCCAAGAAGGCCAAGAAGCCCGCGGCGGCGGCCAAGAAAGCGCCCAAAAGCCCCAAGAAGGCGGCCAAGAGCCCCAAGAAGGTGCTCAAGAAGGCTCCCGCAGCAAAGAAGTCCCCCGCCAAGAAGGCCGCCAAGCCCAAAGTCAAGAAGGCAGCCACAGCAACCAAGAAGAA TCCCTGCAGCACCAAAGAACTCCACCCGTCCTCTTCATCTTCTGTGTTAGGATTTACTATTGCGTTTGACAAGATTTGTGGTCTTACCACACGTGTCATGAACCACGTGTGGTCTGTTTCCATGAGCTTAGGATCTGCTTTTACTATCAAGGAGTGA
- the LOC120435757 gene encoding histone H1-like isoform X2: MSEEAPAPAPAPAKAAKKKTTASKPKKVGPSVGELIVKAVAASKERSGVSAAALKKALAAGGYDVDKNKARVKTAIKSLVAKGTLVQTKGTGASGSFKMNKKATESKAKKPAKKAAPKAKKPAAAKAKKPAAAAKKSPKKAAAAKKPAAAKKSPKKAKKPAAAAKKAPKSPKKAAKSPKKVLKKAPAAKKSPAKKAAKPKVKKAATATKKKCLRFI; this comes from the coding sequence ATGTCCGAGGAAGCTCCCGCACCTGCTCCCGCCCCGGCCAAGGCGGCCAAGAAGAAGACGACGGCTTCCAAGCCCAAGAAGGTCGGCCCCAGCGTGGGCGAGCTGATTGTGAAAGCCGTGGCCGCTTCCAAGGAGCGCAGCGGCGTGTCCGCAGCCGCTCTCAAGAAGGCTCTGGCTGCCGGAGGCTACGATGTGGACAAGAACAAGGCCCGCGTCAAGACCGCCATCAAGAGCCTGGTGGCGAAGGGCACTCTGGTGCAGACCAAGGGCACCGGGGCCTCCGGATCCTTCAAGATGAACAAGAAGGCTACTGAGAGCAAAGCCAAGAAGCCCGCAAAGAAAGCCGCTCCTAAAGCCAAGAAGCCCGCCGCTGCCAAAGCCAAGAAACCGGCAGCAGCTGCTAAGAAGTCGCCCAaaaaggcagcagcagccaagaagCCCGCAGCCGCTAAGAAGTCGCCCAAGAAGGCCAAGAAGCCCGCGGCGGCGGCCAAGAAAGCGCCCAAAAGCCCCAAGAAGGCGGCCAAGAGCCCCAAGAAGGTGCTCAAGAAGGCTCCCGCAGCAAAGAAGTCCCCCGCCAAGAAGGCCGCCAAGCCCAAAGTCAAGAAGGCAGCCACAGCAACCAAGAAGAA